One window from the genome of Gadus macrocephalus chromosome 7, ASM3116895v1 encodes:
- the LOC132460795 gene encoding titin homolog isoform X20: MFSLCKPQPLLPFLILHHSIIDLSSIRPFTHPSFIHPLVPPSVHRPPVGVRGAVRPVSGPPSPALHARPPLPITPCPSPRRSRHALSSVQPAAPPTGGPAPQPSPRSKHKPPAASAPPADASPASGPASSTASNRLSTLCSDVTAALAAAPLASAASSLSFPSTAPPPSPTSPSPKTSTVAAPCLPQPTAAHQGNAPPSTGTAPPPAASATGPHHLPGYRPPSSSTSTSTSGPQLWAPPPGPAVPPPPRPTSTPQPPPPLSSLSRPKAPQSSEIASAPPLSRSLSQPPSLPSIFQPSPGTASVPSQQCPREVQSGSAVEQISVHAHVFRPHVVRTVARPSSPSPYNTNTPPPERTGTNRAAAVQNKPSSGPGGQEAWPGSDTTVPPATLSLIGGEIHPIPLLSSPDLDALCDPEAPPLSASLPPRTTSRSTSLLGSSPFSLTSSQLPVSAPAPPTAAPPLRSWQPGWAPPSTQVDKNTNPFAMEATRAGPDPRESEPQRTKADTRAANQSVTQALQPSQTIVEEDEEDPKTSSSGQVVSELIVAPPPPWPFASTESSTPQQPSTNVLAAFITPKKNKEQAASKKHNHKPSEYSKPPLAEPEADFDDIMLDSLTRSGPSGGLFLEEEGSKRDTVKRCPPGTKLKAAEGHPPSETHASQEERRRMQEVQKKKEEEERLKKQKEEDRQRAREQEETEMEEEKKRRTLEEEERRALEGAEERRALEEAEERRALEEKRRVLKEEEKKRALEEEKKRALEEEKKRALEEEKRRALEEEKKRALEAEKRRALEEEKKRALEEEKKRALEEEKKRALEEEKRRALEEEKKRALEEEKRRALEEEKRRALEEEKRRALEEEKRRALEVEKKRALDEEKKRRALEEEEKKRALEEEKNRALEEEKKRALEEEKKRALEEEKRRALDEEKKRRALEEEKKKRALEEEKRRVLKEEEKKRALEEEKKRALEEEKRIALEEEKRRALEEEKRRALEEEKKRRALEEVEKKRALDEEKKRRALEEEEKKRALEEEKKKALEEEKKRALEEEKKKRALEEEKKRRALEEEEKRKALEEEKKRALMEEEKMRELEEEKRRLRAEEDRERSEMERRRKEEERLLQEKQEKQRLKQMEEKKRREEEAARRKRDEERILLEKKEQEECKREKERRVEKDRLLKEMKAEEEEGKRREQEKKKRLLEVEEERKRMEEKRLKEEKEKEEMRGREEKQRLKEEQRKQELERLLKEEKEMEEKRKREGEERISIAKEEEEQQRLLKEEETRTRQKEEKMRLEKQRVEEERKRREEEIKKRILKSEETRKRREEETKKRLVEAEEDRKRMEEKRLKELTEKEERKQERERLLKEEKEREEQERKQREEERRAQEEEKQRLLKEGERRKREEEEKQRLLKEAERMKREEEEKQRLLKEAERMKREEEEKQRLLKEEERMKREEKERLLKEAERMKREEEEEKQRLLKEEERMKREEKEKQRLLKEAERRKREEEEKERLLKEEERMKREEKERLLKEAERRKREEEEKQRLLKEEERIKREEKERLLKEAERRKREEEEKQRLLKEAERMKREEEEKERLLKEEERMKREEKERLLKEAERRKREEEEKERLLKEAERMKREEEEKERLLKEAEMMKREEEEKERLLKEAERRKREEEEKLLKEAERRKREEEEKQRLLKEAERMKREVEEKERLLKEAERMKREEEAKRVEKRRIEEERKRLELKERERIATEEKLLAEQREKEARQVEERQQVKEAKEREDRKAREESKMKEEEQEKKRMAEEERKKEEAEKRIRQEHQEKGRRQRDEDEESKNPPAPLSRVAINRSDEEKEKMRMIAGSKSTPGISKIPNTNTQQAEDKTSNLLPEARPVWAGMDAHERPGPLMHESRGLIATPPIEVLAHCNQLGPTIQPSAHNKPITLDVVSLVPPPEKFVEAEDPLWNALEGRDGITQEHSKPLGRGSPKEDATQRDKVQDLQPITAKEPDAIPSSAKPCPPPVTEPPRGPQAPPAIKPCPPTAAPQNETPTDGVMADPRPSSANQKPAPEKEGPLWAALEEAGDSGGGGGREDGSDAVDGGVADLSVTQAAPGGSAGPPPTVIPQPLLHGSAVNQPKAFRESVSLKIQALPANRCSPAAPEQEVGAGQTPGVTHGNADKPQTFGQEVGASRTPVISHGNTHKPQRSGQEVGAGRTPGGSHGNADKPQTSGQEVRAGRTPGVSHGNAHKLQKSGQEVGAGRTPGLSHGNADKLRMSGQEDGIIQTGVVSTSVELVDTQAGPMGKDLVPSPVVPWPLPSDTQPTEENAGSKGARMETETPANKAEATDVSYETKLITLEAKADGNQIPEGSLEAKDQALQEEEQLLLAKIQKMTAKTSPFPVSRGKKLLIPDLKDIDGDITDPESQSQTSTGSGSSTFEKAFVDEPSHLIGSCFTVLEEVSLADAREVGIPELREAVREDKEALNREENKPVPTQQPPTFPNGRAKAPEEPCGLQTRPKNLPTGAPGSNREGSFPGAPVTGGGSAMRDPDRTSSVPPPQSGMKRGPSSHGESQQGPAQPGGPVAVGSAARPDPSEGLVSSSQSLLEWCQEMTQGYRGLKITNFSTSWRNGLAFCAILHHSTQR; this comes from the exons ATGTTCTCTCTCTGCAAACCCCAacctctcctccctttccttaTCCTTCATCATTCCATCATCGATCTATCATCCATCCGTCCATTCACTCATCCATCCTTCATCCATCCACTCGTCCCTCCATCTGTCCATCGGCCCCCAGTCGGTGTCAGAGGCGCTGTGAGGCCGGTGTCCGGCCCCCCTAGTCCCGCCCTTCACGCCCGGcctcccctccccatcaccccctgcccctcccctcgCCGCTCTAGACACGCCCTCTCATCCGTCCAACCGGCAGCCCCGCCTAccggaggccccgcccctcagcCCTCTCCCCGCTCCAAACACAAACCGCCCGCCGCGTCCGCCCCGCCCGCCGACGCCTCTCCTGCTTCTGGCCCCGCCTCCTCTACCGCGTCCAACCGCCTGTCCACGTTGTGCTCTGACGTCACGGCGGCCCTGGCAGCAGCTCCCCTGGCGTCGGCGgcgtcctctctctccttcccctccaccgcgcccccaccctcccccacgtCTCCGTCTCCCAAGACCTCCACGGTGGCAGCGCCCTGCTTACCCCAACCGACCGCGGCCCATCAGGGCAACGCCCCCCCGTCCACCGGGACGGCGCCCCCCCCGGCGGCTTCAGCAACCGGCCCTCACCACCTCCCTGGCTACAGAccgccttcctcctccacctccacctccacctctggcCCCCAGCTCTGGGCCCCTCCCCCTGGACCTGccgtccccccacctccccgtcCGACCTCCACCCCTCAGCCCCCGCCTCCTCTGTCGTCCCTCTCCCGCCCAAAAGCCCCCCAGTCCTCTGAGATAGCCTCAGCACCCCCCCTCAGCAGgtctctctcccagcctccctccctgcccagCATCTTCCAGCCCAGCCCAGGGACAG CCTCAGTACCTTCCCAGCAGTGCCCCCGTGAGGTGCAAAGCGGAAGTGCAGTGGAACAAATCTCTG TTCATGCTCATGTCTTCCGACCTCATGTTGTGCGGACGGTGGCtcgcccctcctctccctccccttatAACACAAACACCCCTCCGCCTGAGAGGACAGGGACAAACAGGGCCGCGGCTGTTCAGAACAAGCCGAGCTCAGGGCCAG GAGGTCAGGAGGCGTGGCCTGGATCCGACACCACAGTCCCCCCCGCTACTCTTTCTCTGATTGGCGGCGAGATCCACCCTATCCCCCTCCTGTCCAGCCCCGACCTCGACGCCCTGTGTGACCCGGAAGCCCCGCCTCTTTCCGCCTCCCTGCCCCCTCGCACAACCTCTCGCTCCACTTCCCTACTTGGCTCCTCCCCTTTCAGTCTTACTTCCTCTCAGCTTCCTGTGTCtgcccctgctcctcctactGCTGCACCTCCCCTGAGGTCCTGGCAGCCAG GATGGGCCCCCCCGTCAACCCAAGTGGATAAGAACACGAACCCGTTCGCCATGGAAGCGACCCGCGCTGGCCCGGACCCCAGGGAGTCGGAGCCTCAGCGCACCAAGGCCGACACGAGGGCGGCGAACCAGAGCGTCACGCAGGccctgcagccctcacagaccatagtggaggaggacgaggaggacccAAAGACCAGCAG TTCTGGCCAAGTCGTTTCCGAGCTGAttgtagccccgccccctccctggcCATTCGCCAGCACCGAGAGCTCCACCCCTCAGCAGCCCTCCACCAATGTGCTGGCAGCTTTTattacacccaaaaaaaacaaagaacagGCTGCCTCCAAAAAGCACAACCATAAGCCATCTGAATATTCAAAGCCGCCATTGGCTGAGCCAGAAGCAGACTTTGATGACATCATGTTGGACTCTTTAACCCGGAGTGGGCCGTCAGGAGGCTTGTTCCTGGAAGAGGAGGGCTCTAAACGAGACACGGTCAAAAGGTGTCCTCCAGG tacgAAGCTGAAGGCCGCTGAAGGCCATCCTCCCTCGGAGACTCACGCctcacaggaggagaggaggaggatgcagGAAGTgcagaaaaagaaagaagaggaagaaaggtTGAAAAAACAGAaggaggaagacagacagagggcaagggagcaggaggagacggaaatggaggaggagaagaagaggagaactctggaggaggaggagaggagagctctggagggggcggaggagaggagagctctggaggaggcggaggagaggagagctctggaggagaagaggagagtcctaaaagaggaggagaagaagagagctctagaggaagagaagaagagagctctagaggaagagaagaagagagctctagaggaagagaagaggagagctctagaggaagagaagaagagagctctagaggcagagaagaggagagctctagaggaggagaagaagagagctctagaggaagagaagaagagagctctagaggaagagaagaagagagctctagaggaagagaagaggagagctctagaggaagagaagaagagagctctagaggaagagaagaggagagctctagaggaggagaagaggagagctctagaggaggagaagaggagagctctagaggaggagaagaggagagccctggaggtggagaagaagagagctctagatgaagagaagaagaggagggcactggaggaggaggagaagaagagagctctagaggaggagaagaatagagctctagaggaggagaagaagagagctctagaggaggagaagaagagagctctagaggaggagaagaggagggctctagatgaagagaagaagaggagggcactggaggaggagaagaagaagagagctctagaggaagagaagaggagagtcctaaaagaggaggagaagaagagagctctagaggaagagaagaagagagctctagaggaagagaagaggatagctctagaggaggagaagaggagagctctagaggaagagaagaggagggctctagaggaggagaagaagaggagagctctggaggaggtggagaagaagagagctctagatgaagagaagaagaggagagctctggaggaggaggagaagaagagagctctagaagaggagaagaagaaagctctagaggaggagaagaagagagctctagaggaagagaagaagaagagagctctggaggaggagaagaagaggagagctctagaggaagaggagaagaggaaagcactggaggaggagaagaagagagctctaatggaggaggagaagatgagagaattggaggaggagaaaaggagactGCGGGCAGAGGAGGACCGGGAGcggagtgagatggagagaaggaggaaggaggaggaaaggctCCTTCAGGAAAAACAGGAGAAACAGAGATTGAAGCAAAtggaggaaaagaagaggagggaggaggaggcagcgaggaggaagagggatgaggagaggatCCTCCTAGagaagaaggagcaggaagagtgcaagagagagaaggagaggagagtggaaaAGGACAGATTGCTGAAAGAGATGAAggctgaagaggaggaggggaaaaggagagagcaggagaaaaaaaagcgGCTCCTggaagtagaggaggagaggaagaggatggaggagaaACGCTTAAAagaggaaaaggaaaaggaagagatgagaggaagagaagagaaacaGCGTCTCAAAGAGGAGCAGCGAAAACAGGAGCTGGAGAGGCTTCtgaaagaggagaaagaaatggaggagaaaaggaaaagggagggagaggagagaattaGTATAGcaaaagaggaggaagaacagCAGAGACTGCTAAAGGAAGAGGAGACAAGAACAAGACAAAAGGAAGAGaagatgagattggagaagcagcgtgtggaggaggagagaaaaaggagagaggaggagataaaaAAGAGGATCTTGAAGTCAGAGGAGACgagaaaaaggagagaggaggagacaaaaAAGAGGCttgtggaggcggaggaggacagGAAAAGGATGGAGGAGAAACGCTTGAAAGAATTAACGGAAAAGGAAGAGcgaaaacaagagagagagaggctcttgaaagaggagaaagaaagggaggagcaggaaaggaaacagagagaggaggagagaagagcgcaagaggaggagaagcagagactcctaaaggaaggagagaggaggaagagagaggaggaggagaagcagagactcctaaaggaagcagagaggatgaagagagaggaggaggagaagcagagactcctaaaggaagcagagaggatgaagagagaggaggaggagaagcagagacTCCTAAAGGAagaagagaggatgaagagagaggagaaggagagactcctaaaggaagcagagaggatgaagagagaggaggaggaggagaagcagagacTCCTAAAGGAagaagagaggatgaagagagaggagaaggagaagcagaGACTCCTAAaggaagcagagaggaggaagagagaggaggaggagaaggagagactcctaaaggaagaagagaggatgaagagagaggagaaggagagactcctaaaggaagcagagaggaggaagagagaggaggaggagaagcagagacTCCTAAAGGAAGAAGAgaggataaagagagaggagaaggagagactcctaaaggaagcagagaggaggaagagagaggaggaggagaagcagagactcctaaaggaagcagagaggatgaagagggaggaggaggagaaggagagactcctaaaggaagaagagaggatgaagagagaggagaaggagagactcctgaaggaagcagagaggaggaagagagaggaggaggagaaggagagactcctaaaggaagcagagaggatgaagagagaggaggaggagaaggagagactccTAAAGGAAGCAGAGatgatgaagagagaggaggaggagaaggagagactcctaaaggaagcagagaggaggaagagagaggaggaggagaaactcctaaaggaagcagagaggaggaagagagaggaggaggagaagcagagactcctaaaggaagcagagaggatgaagagagaggtggaggagaaggagagactcctaaaggaagcagagaggatgaagagagaggaggaggcgaagaGAGTAGAGAAGCGACGCatcgaggaggagaggaaacggCTAGAGctgaaagaaagagagcgaatTGCAACAGAGGAGAAACTTCTAGCAgagcagagggagaaggaagcgagacaggtggaggagagacaACAAGTGAAAGAGgcaaaggagagggaggatcgAAAAGCCAGGGAAGAGAGTAAAATGAAAGAAGAGGaacaagagaaaaagagaatggctgaggaggaaaggaagaagGAAGAGGCAGAGAAGAGGATCAGACAGGAGCAtcaggagaaggggaggagacagagggatgaAGATGAGGAGAGTAAGAATCCTCCTGCTCCATTGTCCAGGGTGGCGATCAACAGATCAgatgaagagaaggagaagatgagAATGATAGCTGGATCCAAGTCTACTCCTGGCATCTCAAAAATCCCTAACACCAATACCCAACAGGCTGAGGACAAAACCTCCAATCTGCTTCCTGAAGCCAGACCGGTCTGGGCTGGAATGGACGCCCACGAACG TCCGGGGCCACTGATGCATGAATCGAGAGGCTTGATTGCCACTCCACCAATCGAAGTGCTTGCTCACTGCAACCAATTGGGCCCCACCATTCAGCCCTCTGCTCACAACAAACCAATTACGTTAGACGTGGTGTCCCTGGTCCCGCCCCCTGAGAAGTTTGTGGAAGCAGAGGATCCTCTGTGGAACGCTCTAGAAGGGAGGGACGGTATTACTCAGGAACACTCTAAACCCCTTGGCAGAGG CTCGCCGAAGGAAGACGCCACCCAAAGGGACAAAGTACAGgaccttcagccaatcacagcgaaGGAGCCCGATGCCATCCCTTCCTCTGCTAAACCCTGCCCCCCGCCGGTCACAGAGCCCCCCAGGGGGCCCCAGGCCCCCCCGGCCATCAAACCCTGCCCCCCAACCGCCGCTCCGCAGAACGAGACGCCGACGGACGGCGTCATGGCGGACCCTCGGCcgtcctcagccaatcagaagcctgCACCTGAAAAGGAGGGGCCTCTGTGGGCGGccctggaggaggcgggggactccggggggggaggggggagagaggacgggagTGATGCTGTTGACGGAGG cGTGGCGGATCTGTCCGTGACCCAGGCTGCACCAGGTGGTTCTGCCGGGCCTCCTCCCACGGTCATCCCACAACCTCTGCTCCACGGCTCAGCTGTCAATCAACCAAAGGCATTCAGGGAATCTGTCTCTTTGAAGATTCAGGCTCTGCCGGCCAATCGGTGCTCCCCGGCCGCGCCAGAACAGGAAGTAGGAGCTGGTCAGACACCGGGCGTCACCCACGGTAACGCTGACAAGCCACAGACGTTTGGACAGGAAGTAGGAGCTAGTCGGACACCGGTCATCTCCCACGGTAACACTCATAAGCCGCAGAGGTCGGGACAGGAGGTAGGAGCTGGTCGGACACCGGGCGGCTCACACGGTAACGCTGACAAGCCACAGACGTCGGGACAGGAAGTAAGAGCTGGTCGGACACCGGGCGTCTCCCACGGTAACGCTCACAAACTGCAGAAGTCGGGACAGGAAGTAGGAGCTGGTCGGACACCGGGCCTCTCCCACGGTAACGCTGACAAGCTGCGGATGTCGGGACAGGAAGATGGCATAATTCAAACGGGCGTGGTTTCCACTTCCGTTGAGTTGGTGGACACGCAGGCCGGTCCGATGGGAAAGGACCTGGTCCCATCGCCTGTAGTaccctggcccctcccctcaGATACACAACCCACCGAGGAGAACGCCGGCTCAAAGGGTGCCAGGATGGAAACGGAGACACCTGCCAACAAGGCAGAAGCGACTGACGTGTCTTACGAGACCAAACTTATTACCCTTGAAGCAAAGGCTGACGGGAACCAAATCCCTGAGGGGAGCCTTGAGGCCAAAGACCAGGCACTCCAGGAAGAAGAACAGCTCCTATTGGCTAAGATCCAGAAGATGACAGCCAAAACATCACCTTTCCCAGTGTCTCGAGGCAAAAAGCTCCTCATACCCGACCTCAAAGATATCGACGGTGACATCACAGACCCTGAGAGCCAATCCCAAACCAGCACTGGCTCTGGAAGCTCCACTTTCGAAAAAGCTTTTGTCGACGAGCCGTCGCATTTGATTGGTTCATGCTTCACCGTGCTTGAGGAAGTTTCATTGGCTGATGCTAGAGAGGTAGGGATCCCAGAACTAAGAGAGGCAGTCCGAGAAGATAAGGAGGCATTGAACCGGGAAGAAAACAAACCAGT GCCCACCCAGCAGCCCCCCACCTTTCCAAACGGCAGAGCGAAGGCACCTGAGGAGCCATGCGGGCTTCAGACTCGACCTAAGAACCTGCCCACCGGCGCTCCGGGATCCAATCGGGAGGGTTCCTTTCCCGGCGCTCCAGTTACCGGGGGGGGGTCAGCGATGCGTGACCCAGACAGAACCTCTTccgttcctcctcctcaaaGCGGAATGAAGAGGGGCCCTTCCTCCCACGGGGAGTCACAGCAAGGCCCCGCTCAGCCTGGAGGACCGGTGGCAGTGGGGTCCGCCGCCAGGCCGGACCCTTCAGAG ggGCTGGTGAGCTCCAGTCAGTCTCTGCTAGAGTGGTGTCAAGAGATGACCCAGGGCTACCGGGGGTTAAAGATCACCAACTTCAGCACCTCCTGGAGGAACGGGTTGGCCTTCTGTGCCATCCTGCATCACTCCACCCAGAGATGa